In Lactococcus protaetiae, the genomic window AATTCGCGAAAATGCTGACCTATTTGATTTCCATTTGAGCATCGAGGATATTGCTTTTATTGATGGACTTCATGGTAAAGCAGGGCTTGCTAAGAGTCCTGACGAAGTTGACTTTTAACTTGGCAAGTGTTGGCACTTTGTGGGCTACAGTGTTAAGTGCTTAACACGTCGTTCTGCGAACGCTCTATGCAACTTTTGCGCTTCACGCAATATGTCAAGGTGGCGGATAAGAAAAGCGATGCTTTTCCCAAGCGTACCAGTATGGTGGAAAACGATACAATGAGGGTGAAAGTGACGGAGAAAAGTCTGTCAGTATACTGACAAAAGTGTTGGTTATCTATTGAAAATCTGTCAGTAAAATTTTACTGACAGGTTTTTGTTAAATATTGAATCTGTTCTGAAACTTATTTTTGGGAACAGATTTATTATATAAATATGAATAAAGGAGTAAGTCATGAAGAAATTACTTGTTGTTGTTGATTTTCAAAATGATTTTATTGACGGAAGTTTGGGAACACCAGAGGCGCAGAATATTGTACCAGCAGTAATTAATAAATTAAAACAATATCCAAAAGATGCCCGTGTGGCAACGATGGATACACACTTTGAAGATTATTTAACGACACAAGAGGGGAAAAATCTTCCAGTGATTCATTGTCTAAAAGGTACAGAAGGCTGGCAAATTCGTAAAGAAGCACAAATGGGATTTAAAGAAATTTTTGAGAAATCAACTTTTGGGTCAACTTCACTTGCGGAATATGTGCGAGATGGAAACTTTACTGAGGTTGAATTAATCGGAGTTTGCACAGATATTTGTGTGGTGTCTAATGCGCTTTTGATTAAGGCTTACGCACCAGAAACTAAACTCATTGTGGATGCAGATTGCTGTGCAGGAGTGTCAAGAGAAAGTCATTTGGCAGCATTGGAAACAATGCAGTCCTGTCAGATTGAAGTGATTAATTACTGATAGAAAATCTGTCAGTATGCTGACGAAAAAAAACTGCGATATATCGCAGTTTTATCAAAGCGAGTGCTTGCCTTGAATTTCGTCCGACTGCCCTAGGGCGTTAGTGCTCTAGCACTTAGGCTTCTGGGACAGGGTGACCTCATATCGAAGATGTGAGGTTGTACCCTAAATTCAGTGGTAAGTTGCCCTTTTGTCAGTCGCTTTGCCTGCTAAGCAAACGAACAGCGTAGCGCAGCGAAGATAGCGACTAGAGAAAATGGACAAATGTTTTATGAAACTCTCATTGAATAAGTCTTGACTTCATTTGATTCGTAAATATTGACCAATCAGTATAGTGTCAGAAGATAAATGATTCCAAGCCTTGATTGAAGCAATTGGACTTCCTGATTTTTGAGAGAGTGCCCAAAGGGTGTCCCCTTTGACTACTTTGTGAATTGAAGATTGATTTGTGGGAGTGTTTTGTGCAGGTTTATTGTTGACAGGTGTTGTGCTTGTAGAGCTGCTACCAACAATTAAGTTTTGACCAATATAGATGGTGTCAGATGATAGACGATTCCAAGTTTTAAGTTGTGCTACACTTGTTTTGTAACGATTTGCCAATGCCCAAAGTGTATCTCCAGATTTAACTTTGATTGTCGTGTTTGTGCCGTTTGGTTTAGCTGGAGTTACTGGTGTTGTGGGTGTAGTGGTACTTGGCTTTGAGCTAGTGTTATTATTTGAACTATTTCCACTTAGGACAAGTTTTTGTCCAATGTAGATAACATCACTCTTGAGCTTGTTTAGACTTTGGATTTGTGTGACACTGATGCCATATCTTTGTGAAATTCCCCAAAGTGTGTCTCCAGCTTTTACGGTGTAGGTTTGTGTAGGTGTATTTGTGGTAGGTGTAGTGGTATTTCCAGTAGTGTTAGAACCATTGGAAGTTCCTCCACCGTCAAAGCGAGTGAGGTTATATTGAGCGATGATGTTATTTAGGGAAGCACCATAACTAGGGTCAGTGGCATATTTTCCTGTTAAGGCGGCAGTGGCTTGTTGATAGGTTGAAGCGTTAGCGCGCCATGCCTTGATGTAATAAGGTCCGCTACCAAAGTTTGTTGTTTTTAGCACATAGGCATTATCTTGGAAACTTTCGTTGAATGAGGGGTAAACTCGGAAAGGCATATCTTTGGTTACCCATTTTCCATTAAGATATTCTTGTGTTTTAAAGACGACGCTTTTGCCTTGATAGCTTCCTTGGATGCCAAAGAGATTGTAGTAAGGGCTATTAGCGAGTTGACTTGTTCCCCAGTTACTCTCTAAGATGGCTTGAGCAATCATGACGGATGGATAAAGTCCATTTGCATCTGCAATTGGTTTGGCGGATGATGCAATGTTTTCAATAAATGCTTCTTTTGAAGTTGTTGCGGCTTGGACGACAGACTCAGAATGTTGGATTAAAATGTCCTGAGTAGTCGTCAAAGTACCAGCAATAATGACAGCTCCTGCTATTTTTGAAGCAGGTTTATAGAGAATAATCGGTTTTTTGGGTTTCTTTTTAAGATGACGATTTTTAACTTTTATACGTGAAGCGGGCATAGATGAGTCCTTTCGATTAAGAGTTGATTTTACATAGGCAAGTCATGAGCTGATAGTGTTCAACCCATGCAAGTATTTTTTCTTTTAATGAATTTTATGCGAAAGCATTTCTGATACTATTCTAACATGATTAAGGTGTAAAACAATAACAATATTATAAAAACATTAGAATAAAATATGTCATTTGTGTGGCCTTTTGTGAAAGCCTTTTTCTGAATGTATCATTTGATTTCATCTGAGATTCTGTTATAATCGAGTGCGCAATACCAGAAGTTATGAGACTGGATGGTGGCACCTATGCTCTGTGAGCAAAACCGCATTTTTCTATCTACGTGCTTTCAGTACATAAGCCAAGTGGCATTTCTCTCCGCTTCTTGACAGTATTGCTCACATCTTGTTATAATTGAGTTCGTACGATTAGAAATGAGTGAAAAAAGATAAATCTCTCCAAGAAACTTCGTTTCTCTCCGAGATTTTCTATTTTTCATCATTTCTTGCAAATCGTGCTCACATCTTGTTATAATTGAGTGCGGCTGCTTAGAACTCAGGAAAATAGATAAAAGTCTCCAATGAGCAAAGCTCATCTCCGTCTTTTCCTAATTTTCATGGGTTCTGGACAAACAGCCTCACATCTTGTTATAATTAAGAGGAACTCAAGGGAGTAGCAGGAGCAAGTATTTATATTCCACGCTCTGGTAAGATCGACAGAACCGAAAGAAATTTCCGGTCTTATCAATCGCTCATGTCTTGTTATCAAAAATGCTTGTGCTATTTTTTGATTCTGACTGGGTAAATTTGCAAGACTTGTGGCAGATTGCTACAGGTCTATTTTGTTATCTTGCACCTGTTTCTTAATTTTTTGGAGGAAGAATTTTGGCTGAAATTCAAGAGAAAAAAGTACAATCGCAGGCTCTTTTTCACCATTTGCCACTGACAGAGGTCTTTGATGAGCTGTCAGCAACTGACAAAGGTCTCACAGAGCAAGAGGCGAAAAAACGTCTCAACCAATATGGTGAAAATGAGTTAAATGTGAGTAAAAAGAAATCTTTACTGGTCAAATTTGCTGAACAGTTTAAGGATTTGATGATTATCATTTTGATTATTGCGGCGATTTTGTCTGTCATCACGAGTGGTGGACATGATTTATCTGATGCGATTATCATTATGGCGGTCGTCATTATTAATGCGATTTTTGGAGTCTATCAGGAGGGAAAAGCTGAGGCTGCGATTGAAGCGCTCAAAGATATGAGCTCGCCAATGGCAAGAGTTAAGCGAGATGGACATATAAAAGAGGTTGATAGTAAAGAGTTGGTGCCAGGAGATGTTGTACTTTTGGAAGCTGGCGATGTTGTGCCCGCGGATATGCGACTTTTGGAGTCGGCAAGTCTGAAAATTGAAGAAGCGGCACTGACAGGGGAGTCTGTTCCTGTTGAGAAAGATGCCAGACATTCTGTCAGTGCTGACAGTGGTATTGGTGATCGGCTGAATATGGCTTATCAAAATGCTAATGTTACTTATGGTCGAGGGAGTGGACTTGTGACGAATACAGCGATGTTTACTGAGGTTGGTAAAATCGCAAGTATGATTGAATCTGCTGATGAAACTGAAACGCCGTTGAAACGCAACTTAAACAAGCTCTCAAAAGTGCTGACATGGGCAATTTTAGCGATTGCAGCAGTGACTTTTCTGGTACATCTGCTGCGTGGTGGCGAAATTGTGCAAGGTTTGATGACCTCTGTGGCGCTTGCTGTAGCAGCGATTCCAGAGGGGTTACCTGCGATTGTCACGATTGTTTTGGCACTAGGAACGCAAGTGTTGGCAAAGAAAAATGCAATTGTCAGAAAGTTGCCTGCTGTGGAAACGTTGGGTTCAACTGAAATCATTGCCTCAGATAAGACGGGAACTCTGACAATGAATCAGATGACCGTGGAGAAAATTTTTACTGACGGCGTGCTTATTAATGCTGACGAAAAGCTATCAGTAGATGACATGACTTTGCGCGTGATGAATTTCGCCAATGACACGAAGATTTCGGCTGACGGAAGTTTGATTGGTGACCCTACGGAAACGGCATTAGTCAAGTTTGGGCGAACGAAAGATTTTGACGTTCGCACGGAACTGACAGAATATCCGCGGGTGGCAGAGCTGCCTTTTGATAGTGACAGAAAGCTAATGTCCACCATTCATCAGCTTGCTGACGGAAAATATTTGGTAGCAGTCAAAGGGGCGCCTGACCAACTCCTCAAACGTGCAAATAAAAAACTGGTCAAAGATGAAGTCAGTCCTTTGTCAGCAACTGACAGAAAAGAAATATTGACGGTCAATCATGAAATGGCTCATGAAGCCTTGCGTGTGCTGATGATGGCATTTAAATACATTGACAAAGTTCCATCAGTTCTGACAAGTGAGGATTTGGAGAATGACCTGATTTTCGCTGGACTTGTTGGGATGATTGATCCAGAGCGTGCCGAAGCCGCTGAGGCTGTGCGCATCGCCGTCGAGGCTGGCATTCGTCCGATTATGATTACAGGTGATCATCAAGACACTGCTGAAGCTATTGCGAAGCGTCTGGGTATCATTAATGCTACTGACACAACAGACCATGTACTGACAGGTGCGGAGCTTAATGACATGGACGATAAGACTTTTCAAAAAGTGGTTAAACAATATAGTGTTTATGCGCGAGTTAGTCCAGAGCACAAAGTTCGCATTGTCAAAGCTTGGCAAAACGAAGGTAAAGTCGTCGCTATGACTGGCGATGGTGTCAATGATGCACCAGCGCTTAAAACGGCGGACATTGGTATTGGTATGGGGATTACTGGTACGGAAGTGAGCAAGGGTGCTTCGGACATGGTGCTTGCCGATGATAATTTTGCTACAATTATCGTTGCTGTCGAAGAAGGACGGAAAGTCTTTGCCAATATCCAAAAAACAATTCAATATCTCCTTTCTGCTAACACAGCGGAGGTGCTGACTATTTTTCTTGCCACTATGTTTGGTTGGGATGTGCTGCTTCCTGTACATCTCCTTTGGATTAACCTTGTGACAGATACTTTCCCAGCAATTGCGCTAGGTGTAGAGCCAAATGAACCAGGCAGTATGCAACAAAAACCACGTGGTAAAAAAGCATCATTCTTTAGTGGTGGTGTGCTATCTGCGACGATTTATCAAGGACTTTTGCAAGCAGCGTTGACACTCGGAGTTTATGGACTTGCGCTTGCTTTTCCTGAACACGCAGGCAATCATACCATGATGCATCAAGATGCATTGACAATGGCCTTTGCGACACTAGGCTTGATTCAACTTTTCCATGCTTTTAATGTCAAGTCGATTCATCAGTCCATCTTTAAAGTTGGCGCATTCAAATCAAAGACATTTAATTGGTCCATCCTTGTCAGCTTTGCTCTACTTGCTTGTGTTATCCTCGTTCCAGGTCTTAATGGGATTTTCCACGTCAGTCACTTGGATTTATACCAATGGGGAATGGTACTGGGCATGAGTTTTGCTGTCATTATCATTGTTGAAATTGTCAAATTCGTTCAAAGATTGATGATGAAAAAAGCATAAACATCATTATCAAACGGTGATGAAAAAATAAAATCTTGTCAGTATACTGACAAGATTTTTTGAATTCAAAATATGACATTTTTTGAACAAAACAGATACATTTACACAGAAATTTTTAATAATTACCTGAAAACACAACGACACAAGATATAGTATGGATTTACATAATATACCACTAGATGTTGTGCCTTGCGAGATAATTTGATAGAATAGAGAGTAAAGAAAATTAGATTTAAAGAGGATAGGTAGATGAAAGTTGGAGTAGTAAGCCCTGATGCCGAAATTGATGTAATCAATGTTGTTAAACGTGATGGACGTTCTGTCAAATTTGACAGCCAAAAGATTTTTGATGCGCTAACAAAAGCAGCTGAAAAAGTTGGAACGGTTGACCTGTCAGAACTGACAGAAATCACTGACAGAGTGGTCAGCGAGATTTTTAGTCGTTTTCATGAAGATGTAAAAATTTATGAGATTCAGAGCATTGTTGAGCAAGAATTAATTGAATCAGGCAACATAGAACTTGCTGAAGAATACATTAGTTATCGTGCTAATCGTGATTTGGCACGTACCAAAGCAACTGACATCAACTTCACTATCGAAAAACTCATCCAGCGCGATGCGACGGTTGTCAATGAAAATGCCAATAAAGACAGCAACGTTTTTAACACGCAACGTGACTTGACCGCAGGGGCCGTTTCAAAGGCGATTGGTCTGAAATTATTGCCACCACACGTCGCAAATGCGCACCAAAAAGGCGATATTCACTATCATGACCTTGATTATTCACCTTTTACTACCATGTCAAACTGTTGCTTGATTGACTTCAAAAATATGTTTGAAAATGGCTTTAAGCTAGGGAACGCTCAAGTTGATTCGCCAAAATCAATCCAAACGGCAACAGCTCAGGCCAGCCAAATCATTGCCAATGTCGCAAGCTCTCAGTATGGCGGTTGCTCATTTGACCGTGCAGACGAAGTCCTTGCGCCTTATGCCAAACTCAATTATGCGAAGCACCTGAAAGATGCTGAAAAATGGATTGAAAATCCTGAAAAACGAGAAGCCTACGCCAAAGAAAAGACACAAAAAGACATCTACGATGCCATGCAATCTTTGGAATATGAAATTAATACACTCTTTACCAGCAATGGTCAAACGCCATTTGTCACAGTTGGTTTTGGACTGGGTACGGATTGGTACGCACGCGAAATCCAAAAAGCAATCCTTAAAGTCCGAATTGGCGGACTTGGATCCGAACACCGCACGGCGATTTTCCCTAAGCTGATTTTCACACTCAAACGTGGACTCAATCTGGAAGTTGGCACGCCCAATTATGACATCAAACAACTTGCTCTCGAATGCTCAACCAAACGGATGTACCCAGATATTTTGAGCTATGACAAGATTGTTGAGTTGACAGGCTCATTTAAAGCCAGCATGGGTTGCCGGTCATTTCTTCAAGGTTGGAAAGATGCTGAGGGCAATGATGTCACGGCAGGTCGTAACAATCTCGGTGTGGTTACGGTCAATCTGCCTCGTATTGCACTCGAAGCTGCAGGCGATAAAGCAAAATTCTGGGAAATCTTTAACGAACGCATTGAAATTGCGCATGATGCCCTTGCTTTTCGTGTAGAACGCGCCAAAGAAGCCCAACCCAAAAATGCGCCTATTCTTTTCATGAATGGAGCCCTTGGAAGACTTGAAGCGGATGGCTCTGTCGATGAACTCTACAATAATGAACGCGCGACCGTCAGCCTTGGCTATATTGGACTTTACGAAGTGGCGACCACTTTCTATGGTCCGACTTGGGAGTCTAATCCAGAAGCCAAAGCTTTCACGATTGAGATTGTCAAACGCATGCACGAAGACTGCGAAGCTTGGTCTAAGGCATCTGGTTACCATTACTCAGTTTATAGCACACCATCTGAGAGCTTAACTGACCGTTTTTGTCGTATGGACAAGGAAAAATTTGGCAGTGTCCCTGACATCACGGACAAAGACTACTATACCAACTCTTTTCACTACGATATCAGGAAAAACCCCACACCATTTGAAAAATTAGAATTTGAAAAAGACTATCCCGTCTATGCCAACGGCGGCTTTATCCACTATTGCGAATATCCGATGATTCAACAAAATCCTAAAGCGCTTGAAGCTGTCTGGGATTTCGCTTACGACCGTATAGGCTATCTTGGAACAAATGCCCCTATCGACCACTGCTACGAATGTGGCTTTGAAGGCGATTTTGCGCCAACCGAACGTGGTTTCAAATGTCCACAATGTGGCAATGACGACCCTAAAACCTGTGACGTTGTCAAACGAACTTGT contains:
- a CDS encoding LysM peptidoglycan-binding domain-containing protein — translated: MPASRIKVKNRHLKKKPKKPIILYKPASKIAGAVIIAGTLTTTQDILIQHSESVVQAATTSKEAFIENIASSAKPIADANGLYPSVMIAQAILESNWGTSQLANSPYYNLFGIQGSYQGKSVVFKTQEYLNGKWVTKDMPFRVYPSFNESFQDNAYVLKTTNFGSGPYYIKAWRANASTYQQATAALTGKYATDPSYGASLNNIIAQYNLTRFDGGGTSNGSNTTGNTTTPTTNTPTQTYTVKAGDTLWGISQRYGISVTQIQSLNKLKSDVIYIGQKLVLSGNSSNNNTSSKPSTTTPTTPVTPAKPNGTNTTIKVKSGDTLWALANRYKTSVAQLKTWNRLSSDTIYIGQNLIVGSSSTSTTPVNNKPAQNTPTNQSSIHKVVKGDTLWALSQKSGSPIASIKAWNHLSSDTILIGQYLRIK
- a CDS encoding cation-translocating P-type ATPase, with protein sequence MQEKKVQSQALFHHLPLTEVFDELSATDKGLTEQEAKKRLNQYGENELNVSKKKSLLVKFAEQFKDLMIIILIIAAILSVITSGGHDLSDAIIIMAVVIINAIFGVYQEGKAEAAIEALKDMSSPMARVKRDGHIKEVDSKELVPGDVVLLEAGDVVPADMRLLESASLKIEEAALTGESVPVEKDARHSVSADSGIGDRLNMAYQNANVTYGRGSGLVTNTAMFTEVGKIASMIESADETETPLKRNLNKLSKVLTWAILAIAAVTFLVHLLRGGEIVQGLMTSVALAVAAIPEGLPAIVTIVLALGTQVLAKKNAIVRKLPAVETLGSTEIIASDKTGTLTMNQMTVEKIFTDGVLINADEKLSVDDMTLRVMNFANDTKISADGSLIGDPTETALVKFGRTKDFDVRTELTEYPRVAELPFDSDRKLMSTIHQLADGKYLVAVKGAPDQLLKRANKKLVKDEVSPLSATDRKEILTVNHEMAHEALRVLMMAFKYIDKVPSVLTSEDLENDLIFAGLVGMIDPERAEAAEAVRIAVEAGIRPIMITGDHQDTAEAIAKRLGIINATDTTDHVLTGAELNDMDDKTFQKVVKQYSVYARVSPEHKVRIVKAWQNEGKVVAMTGDGVNDAPALKTADIGIGMGITGTEVSKGASDMVLADDNFATIIVAVEEGRKVFANIQKTIQYLLSANTAEVLTIFLATMFGWDVLLPVHLLWINLVTDTFPAIALGVEPNEPGSMQQKPRGKKASFFSGGVLSATIYQGLLQAALTLGVYGLALAFPEHAGNHTMMHQDALTMAFATLGLIQLFHAFNVKSIHQSIFKVGAFKSKTFNWSILVSFALLACVILVPGLNGIFHVSHLDLYQWGMVLGMSFAVIIIVEIVKFVQRLMMKKA
- the nrdD gene encoding anaerobic ribonucleoside-triphosphate reductase; protein product: MKVGVVSPDAEIDVINVVKRDGRSVKFDSQKIFDALTKAAEKVGTVDLSELTEITDRVVSEIFSRFHEDVKIYEIQSIVEQELIESGNIELAEEYISYRANRDLARTKATDINFTIEKLIQRDATVVNENANKDSNVFNTQRDLTAGAVSKAIGLKLLPPHVANAHQKGDIHYHDLDYSPFTTMSNCCLIDFKNMFENGFKLGNAQVDSPKSIQTATAQASQIIANVASSQYGGCSFDRADEVLAPYAKLNYAKHLKDAEKWIENPEKREAYAKEKTQKDIYDAMQSLEYEINTLFTSNGQTPFVTVGFGLGTDWYAREIQKAILKVRIGGLGSEHRTAIFPKLIFTLKRGLNLEVGTPNYDIKQLALECSTKRMYPDILSYDKIVELTGSFKASMGCRSFLQGWKDAEGNDVTAGRNNLGVVTVNLPRIALEAAGDKAKFWEIFNERIEIAHDALAFRVERAKEAQPKNAPILFMNGALGRLEADGSVDELYNNERATVSLGYIGLYEVATTFYGPTWESNPEAKAFTIEIVKRMHEDCEAWSKASGYHYSVYSTPSESLTDRFCRMDKEKFGSVPDITDKDYYTNSFHYDIRKNPTPFEKLEFEKDYPVYANGGFIHYCEYPMIQQNPKALEAVWDFAYDRIGYLGTNAPIDHCYECGFEGDFAPTERGFKCPQCGNDDPKTCDVVKRTCGYLGNPQARPMVHGRHKEISARVKHMNGSIGVLNDGNLIDSEVVDEAKSKYFVEK
- a CDS encoding cysteine hydrolase family protein — encoded protein: MKKLLVVVDFQNDFIDGSLGTPEAQNIVPAVINKLKQYPKDARVATMDTHFEDYLTTQEGKNLPVIHCLKGTEGWQIRKEAQMGFKEIFEKSTFGSTSLAEYVRDGNFTEVELIGVCTDICVVSNALLIKAYAPETKLIVDADCCAGVSRESHLAALETMQSCQIEVINY